The Populus trichocarpa isolate Nisqually-1 chromosome 18, P.trichocarpa_v4.1, whole genome shotgun sequence genomic interval ACATCAGAAGGGGTAGAAATTAATTACAAGTGAAAATTcaataaggaaagaaaacctATTCAACGTTATGCACTAGCATACCATGTAAAGCAAATAAGTAAATGCAAGAGGTAGGGTGTGAATCAATGTCTCCAGTGGTACAAAAGTAGCTTTGACATCAGAAGTAATTAGGGATCCACCATCAGTGAAAGAGATAATCCTCCAGCGTCTCAATACATACAAAAAAGAGCACGAGCACATCATCTGTGAAGAATCAAAACAATAGTGTGAAATGTGAATATAACATTGCCAAGACAGCCATTGACAATAATGGAATTTCCCCAAGTAGGAAAGACATAAATACATAACAATGCTAACTAAAATGGTGAATAATAAAATGCAGCATATTGGCTCAGGAAGATCTACCTGAAATAAAGTTATGACATTTGCACTAGGGAAGCTATAAGAAGAAAGAGCTGCTTTATTGAACAATATCAAAAGCACTGCAAAAGACATACAACAGAAACTGTAAAGAGCTGAACttaatgtaaaacaaaaaaaaataatcacaaatgaCTGTATATTAAACTATCATTCTTCTGTTCTAtaaatttcatttccttttttccttttcaattattcATCTCctccttatttaaaaaaaatccattccCCCCTCATCCTTGCGCTTTTCGAGTGGAATAAAGCCAAAAAGAAGGCATGATATTAAATGAATTTCACATTATGCAGACATATCAGTGTGACTTTTGCCATTACTTATATTTAAATCTCCAAAATAATCAACACATAATACGCCATCCAAATTTCGGAATAGCATCTATAAATTACACACAATCCGGTAAAATATCAGTTTTAATCACTCCAATAAACCTCAAATTAACACAATTCCTGatcaccaaaaaaaatccacaattcacaaaatttaataacacaatCCTCTCtataacaaaaacctaaaaataattcAGCTTTAAATCACAATTACAGATATGctttccaaagaaaaaagaaaaaagacatgtaattaatttaataataaaatttcaacacTTGAAAATATCAAACGAATCGAAtaacaaaaagttaaaaaaaggtaaagaaaaaacTGATCGCTGTAAATTGTTAGATAATTGGTTTATACCAGCACAAGACATGTAAGAGATAGCGGCATTAGCTCCTCTCTTAGTCATTGAAGATCCTCTGAAGACCTTATCATCTCCTTTAAccaatctctctttctctctttgccTCTCTTCGCTGATTGAAGATACGAAGACTGGTAGGATTGGATTGGAAGAGGAACTTGACGCCGCCATTGAAGTCATCATCAATTAGAGAGAGAAATGGTGATTAATGAGGATTCACGGTCAACTCCACCAGGTGATTGAGTGAGTCGTCGACTCCAACTCGGACTGGACACGGTACGCGAGAGGGAAGacgaggtttttttttgcttgcagGAGGGATGTTTAAAAACGTTGGGTTtccttaatttcaatttttcaaatttctttactTTATTTAGATTTGTCAACGACTCAATGGCTCCCGGGCAGCCGGTTCAAAAGTGTTAATCAAAAGCTAATCGGACCGGATGCTTCAACCAGTGAACCTGACATTAGCGTTTAATTATTATCTCTCTGTTTAGCATTGCGATCGAgccatattattaaaattttctaattttttttagttttaattttttttgtttttttaaataaaataaatattattttgataaaaattttaaaaaaattattttaaaaaataatatttatcgtACTTCTAAACTtgttctaaatatatatttgatattgtagtatagagtattttttaaaagtgattttttaaaaaaatatatcaaaatattttttttatttttgatataacacattaaaattattaaaaagatattaaaaatattttttaaaaatatttttcttttaaaaatatattaaaatatttttttttatttttaacataacatattaaaattattaaaaaaaaactaaaataaacatcaattatttttaaaatcaaatataaacttAATGTGAAACGACCTCTACAGTCAAAGaaacataaacaataaatatagaGGGACATGTCCCATGTCTTGTCTGTAAGAACGAAAacctatttaaaaattattttacaaacaaatttattttatatatttatctttttcaatttaactaaaTACTTTGtatctcttttatatttatttttccgaCCAAACACTCTATGTTTCAAagctaaaagggaaaaaatatcaGTTAATGTTAGTCTGTGCCCATAAAGCCATGACATTGATTTTCTAGATAGGAAATATAgttttactaaaacaataatttattaaccCCTAATTGTTGGAATTTTCAGCCTTGTTTTCGTAAGGTAGGCTATACTTTTGACCATAATTTTGAAACTCGGCCCGGCCCGGCAGGTCAATTCAGGATCCGGCCGACCCGAGACTGGAAcggggccgggttgaagaaaaaacagggaaatGAAAAACTCGGCgtgacccggctgacccggcATGTTGACCTGGAAAGACCCGATTgcaaacccgttgacttttgtttttttgtttttgtttttttactaaaacgacgtcgttttgatttaaaaaaaaaaatgacccggcCAACCTGatgacccgatcaaaacccggaaccAGGCTTTCTTGAAACTATGATTTTGAAAAGTTATGGCATCCTCGTCACATTTTATACCTATTTCTCAGGACTTGAATTTcgtttaaataataatataatatatatatatatattgtttttccaTAGGACATATATATTACCTaccatcaaatttattttatttttttggttggaGATGAGTAGGGACTTGGGTCTCatggtttatatatttttaagattccAGATGGGCCTGGATTAGTTAAGCCTGCTCTGAATGCAAATTCATTTTCTCCTCCAGCAAAAGAAAACTAATTCTAAAGCGACGACTACTCATCCAGTAAGGTAACGACTCGTCAGCTAACTGACAGTCACAGGAAAGGAATTGTTATCAGAACCGGACCGGACTTTTCGGTTAAACCGAAGAACCTGCGAACCGAGCAAGTAACCGGTCcggtttgattttgtttgccaGCGCATCGCACCCAATCCTATTCCTTCCCCTCTTTCGTCTTTGATTCTTCATCAAAATCACACTTGAACATCTTCTTCTTGTCAAATCGAGGTAATACCGCTAACCAAGcttctgtttcttttatttttagttttattaaggCATCATATGCTGGAAATGCAGAGAACACAGTTTGCAAAGGTGCAGTGAACCGCCGGTTTAACCACTGATCCTGCACCTCCGGTGACTCACTGTCCGATAACACTGGTCGTCACAGCACTTCAATTCATCGGCAATGACACATCCTTTCTGACCGAGGAGGCATGACATGCCGTCGTTTTGAATCTCAGCCGTTGCTCAAATCCATTGATAACCACTTCTCTTCACAAAAAGTAAAGTTCAGTCTCTTAAATTTCCTTTCTTCACCTTAAAGAatgagaaatttaatttttatttgcttctatttttcaatttttttttaaagtaactgaaaatgcttgattttcgctctgtttgtttgtttggttgGTTGTTGATGTGTTGTCGTAAATGCAGGTGGAACTGTATAACTAATCATGATTTaaatcacaaatataaaaaatataaaaatgaccGAGTTTTCGATTGCTAATCGGAGATATGGTTACCTACATGAACGGAAGTGGCCTTCGGAAGCAATTGATATGCACCATGTTATGGTGAGGAAGAGTAATGGAAAGGGTTTCTTCGTGTTTTTTTCAGCTCTCATCGTTCTCGCAAATGCTTCATATCTCCTCCTAGTCAAGGTAAAGGATTGACTTTCTTGCAGTTTCATTTTTCAAGGTCTAATGTAATAGATAGTCTTGATTTGGTGGTTTTGATTAACATCCATGCTTTTGTCGAGACAGCTTAATGTTTCGAGCTTTAATGTGAGACATGAAGTCTTGATTTGTTGGTTTTAATTAATAGCCATGTTTTCGTCAAGACAGCTTAATGTTTCGAGCTTTAATGAGATGCATGATGTCTTGATTTGTTGGTTTTGATTAATATACATGCATTCGTCAAGACAGCTTAATGTTTCGAGCTTTAATGTGATACATGAAGTCTTGATTTGTTGGTTTTAGTTAATATCCATGCTTTGGTTAAGACAACATGATTCTTGTAATGTTGAAGGAATGAATTAGTTGGTTGTTTTTAGTTCTTGTAAATTGTTATCTTGTTTTAGCAAATGCATGGATGCTCTTCCTGGTCGAGGTAAAGAATTGTCACAAAATTTTTGAGTTCTAGTGTGATAAGACTGATTTGCTGGTATGGAATGTTTGCATCTGTAACCTTATATAAAACCATTGGATTACTGTAAGAAAGGATACCAGGTTCATTTTAGTCATTGTAATCCTGGTCCTTCTCTTGATATCTTTGCTGGAAAGGTATATTTGGTTTCATTTATTGAGTAGATTCACTGGTTTATTGTAGCGATTTGAGTAATTTGTGAGGTGAACTGATGTGATGGCTGTCGTCAATTAACAGAATAAATCAATCAGCGTTCTTTTGTGGAGCTTTTTTTTGAGTGTTTTCCTCGTCAAACTAATGTTTTGGAAGCGTGTCATGAAAGGTAAGAACCAGTGAAGTtgggttattgattttttttgataGCATTATAGTTTGCCAACTTCCAATGGTAGAATATGATAGATTGTGTTATGTGCTTTCTAGTTGGATAATTATATTTGCTTTCTGTACTTGTTTATATCCTCGAATGACACAGAGTCTGTCATGGTTATGCCAACTTTTGGAGTTCAACTTGAAACACACTATTTGAggtatatttcttcttcttttatttgaattttattatgcTGGATTGTGTGTCCATATATGTGCCTATAAATTCCATTGCTGAAGCATATatgaatacataaaaaaaattctaattttgtcTAATGTtgcaatattaaaatttattactgCTACGATTACATAAGATGCAGTTATATGTGCTACCTAAGCATACAATTGAACAGTGTTATGAAGTCTGAACTGATGGTTTACTGAAAGGAGAGGATTGTTTTCTGTAGCAATTTGTTCTGTCAGTTGGTAATATAATTGAAGAATATGCTGTGAGCTATCATCTTGATGTGATTCCAAATGGGATTTTAGGGGTATATTTAGGTTCTCAATTCAAGCTTCctgattttttccatttttcattCTCTGGGACCAAATTTCTCAAgcatttctttctctctagGACCATCTATATTTCTGTGTTtctatcatagaaaaaaatgttcGTTGGCCAACCTATCCTTTTCCATCGCATGCCAATTTGCAAAGTGGTTTTAAGATTGAGTTCTGCAGTTGAAAAATTTTATcgtcatttttctcttcttcaaaaCATTTTCTTGTCTATACAGTGGAAGAATTGTCCGTCGCTTTGTTCCTATTGACAAGATTTTGAAACCTGTGTTGCTGGAATGTGTGTCGCCAATTACTTGTTACTGGAGCTTGTCTCTGCTTCTGCGTGGAGAAGCAGAACTAATGTTGGTTTTTAAGGTATACTAATATCTCTCATTTGAGACTTGAATTTCGAAGAAAAAACCTGACTAGTTAAATGGCTTTAGGAGGCCTGAATTACATGAAATTGCAAAATGATGGGTCTTACATGTACAAAAGGATGAAGCCTATTATTAACAAATCACTAAAGGATGTGGCTAAATCATTAGAGCCACATCCACAAAATACTattcactttcttcttcttctttttaccctttaacaactcaattttttttagtttttttttctttaaattttattctttaatattaaattattttgagaatTGTGCTTTATaatctttcttgatttcttttatgttaGGTTATATATCAATATcatagatttaatttaatttgtttttctcgatttcaaccTTTAAATTAGATCTATTAGTAGTAgagtttcgtaatttttttcaaattactttCTACTgatttatctcaatcttattaCCCAGGTCACAGATTTAATAGATTAATCCAAGTTAACTCGGgtctttttttaggtgtttttttattttttttcaatttcatctttcaaaactagtttggttggaaattaagcttcgtaatttttttaattttctttttatgaggttatcctgatctcataacCTGGGTTATGGGTTTGACAGATTGACCTAGGTTGActcggtttattttttttgttcctttttaattgattttttttaatttcaccctccaacaactcaatctttatttattttttaatttcatcttttaatattaggttgtttgagaattgagttttgtaatttttttcaatttgctttccgtagagttatcatggtctcatgattttttttttcttgatttcaacatttaacaTTGGATTTGTTGGAATggagcttcatatttttttatttgttttttatgtagatatctcggtctcatgacctagatcataggtttaataggttaactcgagttgactataatagttttttgtgtttaatatttttttttcaattctatcattcaacattaagttaattaataattgacattcataacttattttgattttttttgttatcacaGTCTAATAATCCAGATCCATCCGACATGTcatcatttcaatatttgaaAGCAAATGTCATTCAATATGTTactatatcaatatttaaaaaagttgatgTTCAACATGAATcttattttgagtttataattattatttttattgaaaaacatgttagcaattctttgatatttttttcaaggaaaaaaaaaattgatttagctTGCCATGCGGGCCAATGATCTTAGTAAGAACTAAAGGTGGTTGATGATTGAGGGTTTTGTGGCACAATTTCTTAATTATGGTTGTACACTTAACTAATATGATTTCCATCCATGTTCAGGAATTACGACCTCCTGTGAAGATGTTGATCCCTATCTGGAAGGCCTTGTGTTGTGCTTCTGGCATTAAAGAAGGCTCAGACACCTTGAAGGATGTCAGCTAAAAAGATGAGATGCAAGTAGAAGTCAGCGGAGGACCATTTGCAGGAAAGCAGGTCGTAAGAGATGATGCTTTATCGTATCCTCTAacgcaggaaaaaaaaagaccattAGCCATTCCTACTCACAATTTACTTCATCAATACACTATCATTTCACGAGGGCCATTTTTCACTGCAGGGAACAGATTGGTGCTCACTTTTTAAGCTACCTCAAGGAATTCTGTACATGGAGATATCATCAGGTTCAATATAGCATACTCTTTCATACTGGGTAAAGGAACATAAATTACCAAGTTTGATTGCTGAGTAATTTTAATGCTAAACAAAATCATGATGTTTCACTGGTGTCTCAACACTCACCCTTataggctgtgtttgtttttgtactcaaaaagaatttttgaaagtttttttctttaaattaatttttttcttcaaaaaccttttttaatgtgctgatattaaaatttaattttaaaaaataaaaaatatatattattttgagtattttcaaataaaatcattttgaaaaggAATCGCTATTAGAATCtatcttaaaaaatactatCATAGAAAATAACCTTTTGGGGCTGGTTGATTGAAAC includes:
- the LOC7458373 gene encoding uncharacterized protein LOC7458373 — its product is MTEFSIANRRYGYLHERKWPSEAIDMHHVMVRKSNGKGFFVFFSALIVLANASYLLLVKNKSISVLLWSFFLSVFLVKLMFWKRVMKESVMVMPTFGVQLETHYLSGRIVRRFVPIDKILKPVLLECVSPITCYWSLSLLLRGEAELMLVFKELRPPVKMLIPIWKALCCASGIKEGSDTLKDVS